From a single Rutidosis leptorrhynchoides isolate AG116_Rl617_1_P2 chromosome 5, CSIRO_AGI_Rlap_v1, whole genome shotgun sequence genomic region:
- the LOC139850052 gene encoding uncharacterized protein: protein MATRSSPMDEGTKEFIAELVNASMESVKQSITDVTTQLSSVLVQQNYFTKELQKIRTGESGSRRGSLQLTRLTKLDFPKFDGDDVKDWLYRCNQFLCIDDIEEEDKVKVASIHLYKKALQWHQQYIKTQGEDVDWITYQAAIVKRFGTTVDDPMAELKHLKQTASIQEYQDAFEDLLNKVDITEKQAISMYLGGLKKEIELPVRMFKPNSLEDTFCLAKLQEDTIEATKKKVTPILPTPRSTYNSYQSRSVSPATQANTVLALPPAPSRLALPAPRAQNQRKQLTQKELEDKRAKGLCFYCDQKYIPGHKCTGQLYSLEIILDEEETISDEVMDPGESPQPTVLEEEAVHSPHISLNALTGTTAYQTKRVCGKVQNKTLHILIDSDSTHNFLDLDMAKKLGCNLKQIRPMTVKVPGGNQIVSTNECTGFKWKMLFEVFVDDMIVIPLGGCDMVLGIQWLKPLGDIVWNFDSLQMVFKYGNKRMVLRGTTKKPVQWMDGKRLGKTMDHQEIQLSSMTLCVYPIVHFGMIEAVQPAEGQQQIVTQLLEDYVDVFETPKGVPPKRSHDHRIPLKEGTMAVNIRPYRHPPT from the coding sequence ATGGCAACACGAAGCTCGCCGATGGATGAAGGCACTAAAGAATTCATCGCAGAGCTGGTAAACGCATCAATGGAGTCAGTTAAACAATCAATCACTGATGTAACAACACAACTCAGTAGTGTGCTCGTACAACAGAATTATTTCACAAAAGAGTTACAGAAAATTAGGACTGGAGAAAGTGGTAGTAGAAGAGGCTCGTTACAGTTAACTAGGCTCACCAAACTTGATTTTCCAAAGTTTGATGGCGATGATGTCAAGGATTGGTTGTATAGGTGCAATCAATTTTTATGTATTGATGATATAGAGGAAGAAGATAAGGTGAAGGTTGCATCAATTCACCTGTACAAGAAGGCTTTACAGTGGCATCAACAATACATCAAAACTCAAGGAGAAGATGTGGACTGGATCACTTATCAAGCAGCAATAGTTAAAAGATTTGGCACCACAGTGGATGATCCAATGGCTGAACTCAAGCATTTGAAACAAACTGCATCTATACAGGAGTATCAAGATGCGTTTGAAGATCTGTTGAATAAGGTTGATATAACTGAGAAGCAAGCAATTAGCATGTATTTGGGAGGATTAAAGAAAGAAATTGAGCTGCCAGTTAGAATGTTCAAACCTAACTCGTTGGAGGATACCTTTTGTTTAGCAAAATTGCAAGAAGATACTATTGAAGCTACAAAGAAGAAGGTTACTCCTATCTTGCCAACACCTAGATCAACCTATAATAGTTACCAGTCTAGAAGTGTAAGTCCAGCTACTCAAGCCAACACTGTATTAGCTTTGCCACCTGCACCTTCTAGGTTAGCTTTACCTGCACCAAGGGCACAAAATCAAAGGAAACAATTAACACAAAAAGAGTTGGAAGATAAAAGAGCAAAGGGACTGTGCTTTTACTGTGACCAAAAGTACATTCCAGGTCACAAGTGTACTGGGCAGCTGTACTCATTAGAAATCATTTTAGATGAGGAAGAAACTATCAGTGATGAAGTAATGGATCCAGGGGAGTCACCACAACCTACTGTACTTGAGGAAGAGGCTGTACATTCACCACACATTTCATTGAATGCACTCACAGGCACAACTGCATACCAGACTAAGAGAGTTTGTGGAAAGGTACAAAACAAAACCTTACATATTCTCATAGATTCAGACAGTACACATAATTTTTTAGACTTGGATATGGCCAAGAAATTGGGTTGTAATTTGAAACAGATTAGGCCTATGACTGTTAAGGTACCTGGTGGAAATCAAATAGTGAGTACTAATGAATGTACAGGGTTCAAATGGAAGATGCTTTTCGAGGTCTTTGTGGATGACATGATTGTCATACCACTAGGTGGTTGTGACATGGTTTTAGGCATTCAATGGCTTAAACCTTTAGGGGATATTGTATGGAATTTTGATAGCCTGCAAATGGTGTTTAAATATGGAAATAAGAGAATGGTGTTAAGGGGTACAACTAAGAAACCTGTACAGTGGATGGATGGGAAAAGATTAGGGAAGACCATGGATCATCAGGAAATACAGTTATCATCAATGACTTTATGTGTGTATCCTATTGTTCATTTTGGTATGATTGAAGCTGTACAACCAGCAGAAGGTCAACAACAGATTGTTACTCAATTACTTGAAGATTATGTTGATGTGTTTGAAACACCAAAGGGCGTGCCACCTAAAAGGAGTCATGACCATAGAATTCCACTAAAAGAGGGTACTATGGCTGTCAATATCAGGCCATATAGACATCCACCAACATAG